Proteins encoded in a region of the Elizabethkingia bruuniana genome:
- a CDS encoding MraY family glycosyltransferase, protein MKLLIVFVPFIIAMLLSGVMIPYILLISYKKRLFDPIDSRKLHKRIVPRLGGVAFAPIQCCLLVITFMSIYKLNIINVNLQIESWALVPSIMMLLCGLVILFIVGLGDDLIGVNYRTKFLTQIFVASLFPLSDLWINDLYGLGFLISLPAWAGMPLTVFVVVLIINAINLMDGLDGLCSGLVGLGCIVLGSLFIYYGAWLHALFAFITAGVLVPFFYYNVYGTARRRRQIFMGDTGSMTLGYSVAFLAISFAMNNHYIKPFSEGAIVVAFSTLIVPILDVARVMYVRWRAGKSMFSADRNHLHHKFLRSGMSHRIAMVSILGLALFFCIFNIVMVEIISNNVVVVCDILLWISFHYIFDKVFARKMKTHKQKKIEVINLTEN, encoded by the coding sequence ATGAAATTATTAATAGTATTTGTACCTTTTATTATTGCCATGTTACTAAGCGGGGTAATGATTCCGTATATTCTTCTCATTTCGTATAAAAAGAGACTTTTCGATCCTATCGATTCAAGAAAATTACATAAACGGATAGTCCCCAGGCTAGGTGGTGTTGCTTTTGCTCCAATACAGTGCTGTTTATTAGTTATTACATTTATGAGTATCTATAAACTTAATATAATTAATGTAAACTTACAAATTGAATCGTGGGCGTTAGTGCCTAGTATAATGATGCTTTTGTGTGGTTTGGTAATTTTGTTTATTGTAGGCCTTGGGGATGATCTAATAGGGGTAAATTACAGAACGAAATTTTTGACACAGATATTTGTAGCAAGTCTTTTCCCACTAAGTGATCTTTGGATTAATGATTTATACGGATTAGGTTTTCTTATCTCTTTGCCAGCCTGGGCTGGAATGCCTTTGACCGTATTTGTCGTGGTACTTATTATCAATGCAATAAATCTTATGGATGGCCTAGATGGATTATGCTCAGGGTTAGTAGGGCTAGGATGTATTGTGCTAGGAAGTTTGTTTATATATTATGGCGCATGGTTACATGCATTGTTTGCGTTTATTACTGCAGGAGTTTTGGTGCCATTCTTTTATTATAATGTCTATGGAACCGCTCGACGCCGACGTCAAATATTTATGGGAGACACTGGTAGTATGACATTAGGATATTCTGTTGCTTTTCTGGCAATAAGTTTTGCAATGAATAATCATTATATAAAGCCCTTCTCTGAAGGTGCAATTGTTGTTGCTTTCTCTACGCTTATCGTTCCTATTCTGGATGTAGCGAGGGTTATGTACGTACGATGGAGAGCTGGAAAGTCAATGTTTTCTGCTGATCGTAATCATTTGCATCATAAATTTCTTCGTTCAGGAATGTCTCATCGTATAGCTATGGTATCTATATTGGGATTGGCACTGTTTTTTTGTATCTTTAATATAGTAATGGTAGAAATAATTAGCAATAATGTAGTGGTAGTATGTGATATCTTATTATGGATATCTTTTCATTATATTTTTGATAAAGTGTTTGCAAGAAAAATGAAGACACATAAGCAAAAGAAAATTGAAGTAATTAATTTGACTGAAAATTAA
- a CDS encoding sugar 3,4-ketoisomerase, with product MENIISSKPYIIIFDKIGSSELGYITIAETQKNIPFNIKRVYWTYYTPQDVIRGGHAHKNLQQVIFAVSGIITFNTEDKNGNKEQFILDHPAKGLYIPNLIWRDIHFTHNAVLLCLASEYYGEEDYFRDYQEFKNINK from the coding sequence ATGGAAAATATTATAAGTTCTAAACCATATATAATTATATTTGATAAAATTGGTTCTTCAGAATTAGGGTATATAACTATTGCTGAAACTCAAAAAAATATACCGTTTAATATTAAACGGGTGTATTGGACTTATTATACACCTCAGGATGTTATACGGGGTGGTCACGCGCATAAAAATCTTCAACAAGTTATTTTTGCTGTGTCTGGAATAATTACATTCAATACTGAAGATAAGAATGGGAATAAAGAACAATTTATATTAGATCATCCGGCAAAAGGATTATATATCCCTAACTTGATTTGGCGTGATATTCATTTTACACATAATGCGGTATTATTATGTTTAGCTTCAGAATATTATGGTGAAGAGGATTATTTTAGAGACTATCAGGAATTTAAAAATATTAATAAATGA
- a CDS encoding NAD-dependent epimerase/dehydratase family protein, which translates to MKIVVIGGSGFVGTRLMDLLLSSAQYDLLNIDKNISEKFPNITIIGNVMDKNILTTKLRGTDVVILLAAEHRDDVKPVSLYYDINVEGMRNTLEAMKANDVKRIVFTSTVAVYGLDKNNPDETFPADPFNHYGKSKWKAEEVLQEWYKKHNDWNINIIRPTVIFGEGNRGNVYNLLNQIANGKFMMIGKGNNQKSMSYIRNVIAFIKFLIEEKKTGYNIYNYVDKPDFTTNDLVHHTSKILNKNIPTIYIPYWLGMLGGYGFDVLAWISGKRLNISSIRVKKFCAITRYDSSKVMASGFTPPYTMEEGLKNMLSQEFVK; encoded by the coding sequence ATGAAAATTGTTGTTATAGGAGGATCGGGTTTTGTAGGGACACGCCTGATGGATTTATTACTATCATCAGCTCAGTATGATCTGCTTAATATAGACAAAAATATAAGTGAAAAATTCCCTAATATTACTATAATTGGTAATGTTATGGATAAGAATATATTAACCACCAAGTTGCGAGGGACTGATGTTGTTATATTGCTTGCGGCGGAACATAGGGATGATGTAAAACCTGTTTCTCTATATTATGATATTAATGTTGAGGGGATGCGTAATACGTTAGAAGCAATGAAAGCTAATGATGTAAAACGTATTGTATTTACAAGTACTGTTGCGGTTTATGGATTAGATAAAAATAATCCAGATGAAACTTTTCCGGCTGACCCGTTTAATCATTATGGAAAAAGTAAATGGAAAGCTGAGGAGGTATTACAGGAATGGTATAAAAAACATAATGACTGGAATATCAATATAATCCGTCCCACAGTAATATTTGGAGAGGGAAACAGGGGGAATGTTTATAACTTACTAAACCAGATTGCTAATGGTAAATTTATGATGATAGGAAAAGGTAATAATCAGAAATCAATGTCATATATAAGAAATGTTATAGCTTTTATCAAGTTTTTAATTGAAGAAAAAAAGACGGGCTATAACATTTATAATTATGTTGATAAACCAGATTTTACAACGAATGATCTTGTTCATCATACGAGTAAGATTCTGAATAAAAATATTCCTACAATCTATATTCCTTATTGGCTGGGTATGCTTGGAGGATATGGTTTTGATGTATTAGCTTGGATTTCCGGAAAAAGACTAAATATAAGTTCAATAAGAGTTAAGAAATTCTGTGCGATTACGCGGTATGATTCTTCAAAAGTCATGGCATCCGGATTTACGCCTCCTTATACAATGGAAGAAGGTCTGAAAAATATGTTAAGTCAGGAATTTGTAAAATAA
- a CDS encoding ATP-grasp domain-containing protein, giving the protein MMNVLITSFGSNTSIGVAKCLKDTCFIVGTDSNPYYECNGYAFADEIELLPYYNDPLYKDVLLSLIEKYKIDCIIPIHDKEIEVISKLNDAGIIKNVKIATNPFDVNELCNDKALINSYLMDFIQVPIMYQDVNSIKNFPVIVKDNDGVSSRNIFIAYSKEELVDIDISNKIIQQYIKGEEYTVDCFTSYINEEVFYYSVRKRIETKSGMSVKSEIIDHPLIGGYCKKIHQFLQYKGVSNIQFIVQDNIPYFIEINPRFAGAGILTYKSGYNFPLFTIQELCNSIVTPKASLQIGNKMVRYYEETFFNGANHSIRL; this is encoded by the coding sequence ATGATGAATGTTCTGATAACATCGTTTGGTTCAAATACAAGTATTGGTGTTGCAAAATGTCTTAAAGACACATGCTTCATAGTTGGTACAGATAGTAATCCTTATTATGAATGTAATGGTTATGCATTTGCAGATGAAATTGAGTTATTGCCTTATTATAATGATCCTTTGTATAAGGATGTTCTACTTAGCCTGATTGAAAAATATAAGATAGATTGTATTATACCAATTCATGATAAAGAAATAGAAGTGATATCAAAACTAAATGATGCAGGGATTATAAAAAATGTAAAAATTGCAACGAATCCTTTTGATGTAAATGAATTGTGCAATGATAAAGCTTTGATTAATAGCTATTTAATGGATTTTATCCAGGTTCCGATAATGTATCAGGATGTAAATTCAATTAAAAACTTTCCTGTTATTGTTAAAGATAATGATGGGGTTAGTAGCAGAAATATCTTTATTGCTTATAGTAAGGAAGAGCTTGTTGATATAGATATTAGTAATAAAATAATTCAACAATATATTAAAGGAGAAGAATATACGGTAGACTGTTTTACAAGCTACATTAATGAGGAGGTATTTTATTATTCTGTTAGAAAAAGGATTGAAACCAAGTCAGGAATGAGTGTGAAAAGTGAAATTATAGATCATCCGTTAATAGGCGGATATTGTAAGAAAATACATCAATTCTTACAATATAAAGGAGTGTCTAATATACAATTTATTGTACAGGATAATATACCATACTTTATAGAAATTAATCCCAGATTTGCAGGTGCTGGAATACTGACATATAAGTCAGGTTATAACTTTCCTTTATTTACAATACAAGAACTTTGTAATAGTATAGTAACACCCAAGGCGTCTTTACAAATTGGAAATAAAATGGTAAGATATTATGAAGAAACCTTTTTTAATGGAGCCAACCATAGTATTAGACTTTGA
- a CDS encoding DUF5106 domain-containing protein, with the protein MKLKLNSFSVFYCSCVLLFSCTKKEEQKITQQQEIAGNETDISKDNVSRSVANYWDHYNFADTNAIKDPAQAEQALVDFIALFPDANQKQISQSINAMFEKASVNKEVFSFFKDGYEKYLYDPNSPLHNDVYFLPVLEYLVNTKHLNDTEKIRYRMLLKLVNKNMPGSVATDFEFIDSSGKSQNLHEIKAPEKLLVFYDPECSHCAEAIKQMSQDVRINTLLNQAKLKVVAVSPVEDINKWKAYQANIPTKWINGFDKKGDLKQKELYDIKAFPTIYLLDENNEVVLKDTSLEQVLSLFKI; encoded by the coding sequence ATGAAATTAAAACTTAATAGTTTTTCAGTTTTTTATTGCTCCTGTGTACTGCTTTTTTCATGTACTAAAAAAGAAGAGCAAAAAATAACACAACAACAAGAAATTGCCGGGAACGAAACTGATATATCCAAGGATAATGTAAGTCGTTCAGTTGCTAATTACTGGGATCATTACAATTTTGCCGATACAAATGCTATTAAAGATCCTGCTCAGGCAGAACAGGCTCTGGTAGATTTTATTGCCTTGTTTCCGGATGCAAACCAGAAACAGATTTCTCAGTCTATCAATGCAATGTTTGAAAAGGCTTCTGTAAATAAAGAGGTATTCAGTTTTTTCAAAGATGGATATGAAAAGTATCTTTATGATCCTAATTCTCCGTTACATAATGATGTGTATTTTTTGCCAGTACTAGAGTACTTGGTAAATACAAAGCATCTTAATGATACGGAAAAAATAAGATACAGAATGTTGCTGAAACTGGTGAATAAGAATATGCCGGGATCAGTAGCAACTGATTTTGAATTTATAGATTCTTCAGGTAAAAGCCAAAATCTTCATGAGATTAAAGCACCGGAAAAATTACTTGTTTTTTATGATCCTGAATGTTCACACTGCGCAGAAGCTATTAAGCAAATGAGTCAGGACGTGAGGATTAATACGCTTCTTAATCAGGCAAAGCTGAAAGTTGTTGCAGTGAGTCCTGTTGAAGATATTAATAAATGGAAAGCATATCAGGCTAATATACCCACAAAGTGGATTAATGGTTTTGATAAGAAAGGCGATTTGAAACAAAAAGAGCTTTACGATATCAAGGCTTTTCCTACTATCTATCTGCTTGATGAAAATAATGAAGTTGTTCTGAAAGATACTAGTCTGGAACAAGTTTTGAGTTTGTTTAAGATCTGA